Genomic segment of Longimicrobiaceae bacterium:
GATCGCACGGCAGCGGCGAGAGTACCGCATGGATCCTTTTCCCCCCCCGCGGATGTCCATGCTTGCGTGCGGCCGGACCGGGTCACGCCGGACGTGCGGACGCCCCGGCGGATCGATCCGCCGGGGCGCAGTTTCGCACTTCGCACTTCCGCACCCTACTCCAGCACCAGCACCGCCGCCTCCGGGTCGGCGCCGAAGCGCTCCAGGTCGGCGCGGCGGCGGCGCAGGATCGCCTCCACGTCCCGGGTGGAGCAGTTCCCGCGCTGGATCCACACCAGCTTGGGCGGGGGGCCGTGCCGGATGCAGCGCTCGTGGAAGTCCGCGTCCTTGGAGGCGATCGCCAGCCCGTGTGCGCGGGCGTGCTCCCACACCCGGCCGTCGTCCGCGCCGACGAGCCCCACGTCGCGCAGGTGCGCCGAGCCGGGGAACACGTCCGCCAGGAGCGCCACCAGCCGGTACGAGAGGTTCTCGTCCAGGAGGAGCCTCACGCCGGGACCTGCCACACCCTCCGCCCCTGGTCGGCCGCGAAGGCGAGGCACGCCCGCACGTCGGCGCGCTCCAGGTCCGGGAAGTCGGCGAGGATCTCGTCCTCGGACATCCCGGAGGCCAGGTAGCCCAGGACGTCGTACACGGTGATGCGGAGGCCGCGGACGCACGGCTTCCCCCCGCGCTTCCCCGGCTCCATGGTGATGCGCTCGCTCAGTGGCATCTCGGCGTTGCTCCCTGCTTCGGTGTGGTACGCCCCCCCGCCGACCTCCGGCGGCCCGTACTCGGCCCGGAGCTCCCGCACGCGGGCGGCGGCTCCCGTGGTTCCGGGGCCGTACGCGCGGGCCGCCAGCGCCCGCACGACGTCCTCCCAGGTGGAGGACTCCGGGAGGGCCCCGATCAGCCGCAGCGCTTCGTCCCGGGCGCTCATGGGGCGGGGTGCGGAAGAGATCCGAACATAAACCGAAGATTGCGGGGGTGGGGCGCCGAAAGCAAGGGTTTCGTGCGCGGGAGGAGCGGAGCGGCCCGCGGCCATCC
This window contains:
- a CDS encoding DUF433 domain-containing protein encodes the protein MSARDEALRLIGALPESSTWEDVVRALAARAYGPGTTGAAARVRELRAEYGPPEVGGGAYHTEAGSNAEMPLSERITMEPGKRGGKPCVRGLRITVYDVLGYLASGMSEDEILADFPDLERADVRACLAFAADQGRRVWQVPA
- a CDS encoding DUF5615 family PIN-like protein yields the protein MRLLLDENLSYRLVALLADVFPGSAHLRDVGLVGADDGRVWEHARAHGLAIASKDADFHERCIRHGPPPKLVWIQRGNCSTRDVEAILRRRRADLERFGADPEAAVLVLE